In one Apium graveolens cultivar Ventura unplaced genomic scaffold, ASM990537v1 ctg7076, whole genome shotgun sequence genomic region, the following are encoded:
- the LOC141703753 gene encoding homeobox-leucine zipper protein HDG2-like, whose protein sequence is MVTPAKQSLDGEGSSALRFSTNVQEELGQNNSGGGQDDWDQGVVSAAAAEKALGKRKLEDIIDQQITDEQQQAAHIEANQGEEIARSELQDSRQQPEKHEAKIDKAPTSYNMEAIVELVRLATEELRVMAVVTEPLWRHCGADDGSRILDKVAYSRMFPNLVGPRQVGFTSEVSRETARIELSPKNLVSYFMDVSNWYVMFYEIVPKARTVDVLMNPEGATDYDGTLQVMAATYQLSTPLVPNRETYFARYCKRYSENDWIVVDVSLDGVHPVPVTGCKKRPSGCLIHELPDGFSQITWVEHVDADCRAIRAMYQPLLDSSIGFGAKRWISTLERRCRQMGNDISLKAPLGEYNQLVMSSDERAQTVLLKLAAKMVLNFNSGISGLTGNWKELSGHSTDDNIRVMTRMNMRDHSLPRGTLISAASSIWLPVPPKSVFDFLRNHNSGSEPLIPYPGREWEVLSGETAVEQVCHITKGHEASYSVSIHKVLAENSSQENILLLQESCSDPVASYIVFSRLRTEDMHLILNGISSQYRPLLPSGFAVHPDGPATGTEGSGGSLLTVSFQLLVDDSPTFVPPAEMHSQAADLINLTTERIKVAVEEFLSQAALLASMNEA, encoded by the exons ATGGTGACACCGGCTAAACAATCCCTGGATGGAGAAGGAAGCAGCGCTCTTCGATTTTCGACTAATGTTCAG GAGGAACTGGGACAAAACAACTCAGGAGGAGGGCAAGATGACTGGGATCAAGGTGTTGTGTCAGCGGCGGCTGCAGAGAAAGCTCTGGGAAAGAGGAAGCTCGAAGACATTATCGACCAGCAGATAACTGATGAGCAGCAGCAAGC TGCACACATTGAGGCGAATCAAGGAGAGGAAATTGCAAGATCAGAGTTGCAGGATTCTCGTCAACAG CCTGAAAAGCACGAGGCAAAGATTGATAAGGCTCCAACAAGTTACAATATG GAAGCAATAGTTGAGCTTGTACGGTTGGCGACAGAAGAGCTGAGAGTGATGGCTGTGGTCACTGAACCGCTGTGGAGGCATTGCGGTGCTGATGATGGAAGCAGAATTCTTGATAAAGTGGCATATAGTAGAATGTTTCCAAATCTGGTTGGCCCCAGACAAGTAGGCTTCACATCTGAAGTTTCTCGTGAAACTGCCAGGATTGAATTGAGTCCCAAGAACCTCGTCAGTTATTTTATGGACGTG AGTAACTGGTATGTGATGTTTTATGAAATTGTCCCAAAGGCTAGGACAGTTGATGTCCTGATGAATCCAGAAGGAGCAACAGACTATGATGGAACCCTACAAGTG ATGGCTGCTACATATCAACTCTCTACACCACTTGTCCCAAACCGTGAGACCTATTTTGCTAGATATTGTAAGCGATATTCTGAGAATGACTGGATAGTGGTTGACGTTTCATTAGACGGTGTACACCCAGTCCCAGTAACCGGGTGCAAGAAAAGGCCATCAGGTTGCCTTATTCATGAATTACCTGATGGATTCTCACAG ATTACATGGGTTGAGCATGTAGATGCGGACTGCAGGGCTATCAGAGCTATGTATCAACCTCTGCTAGATTCTAGTATAGGATTTGGAGCCAAACGATGGATCTCTACCCTAGAAAGAAGGTGTCGACAGATGGGAAATGACATCTCGCTAAAGGCCCCTCTTGGGGAATACAATCAGCTAG TGATGTCAAGTGATGAAAGAGCTCAGACAGTTCTATTGAAGCTTGCTGCAAAAATGGTGTTAAACTTCAACTCAGGAATTAGTGGTTTAACCGGGAACTGGAAAGAACTATCGGGACATTCTACTGACGACAATATTAGGGTCATGACAAGAATGAATATGAGAGATCATAGCCTACCTAGGGGTACTCTGATATCTGCTGCTTCATCAATTTGGCTTCCAGTGCCACCGAAGTCTGTGTTTGATTTTCTCCGCAATCACAACTCAGGAAGCGAG CCGCTGATTCCATACCCCGGTAGGGAATGGGAGGTCCTCTCCGGTGAAACTGCTGTTGAACAAGTGTGTCACATTACCAAAGGCCATGAAGCTAGCTATTCTGTTTCAATACACAAGGTTCTG GCTGAGAACTCAAGCCAAGAGAACATACTATTACTGCAAGAGAGTTGCAGTGATCCAGTGGCTTCATACATTGTCTTTTCCCGCCTAAGAACTGAGGATATGCATCTGATACTGAATGGAATAAGTTCCCAATATCGACCCCTTCTTCCATCGGGATTTGCAGTGCATCCTGATGGACCTGCTACTGGAACAGAAGGATCCGGAGGATCGTTATTGACCGTTTCGTTTCAGCTATTGGTCGATGATTCTCCGACATTCGTACCGCCCGCTGAAATGCATTCCCAAGCAGCAGACCTCATCAACCTCACGACGGAGAGGATTAAAGTAGCAGTGGAGGAATTCTTATCTCAGGCAGCGCTGCTTGCTTCCATGAATGAGGCCTAA